TGGCGAGCGCGGCGCGGTGGTGGGCGCGATTACTACTGCGGGCGTGATTGTGGGGACGGATATTCCTATGTTTTTAGGTGCCATGATCGCGGGTCCTTGTGGCGGTTGGGCGATTAAACATTTTGACAACTGGGCAGAGGGTAAAATCAAAAGCGGTTTTGAGATGTTAGTCAATAACTTCTCATCTGGGATTATTGGGATGATTTTAGCCATTGTGTTTTTCTGGGTGGTCGGTCCTGCGGTGAAAGTGGTTTCCGGTTGGTTAGCCGCGGGAGTGGATGTGTTAGTTAATGCAGGTTTATTACCATTGACTTCTATTTTTGTGGAACCGGCAAAAATCTTGTTCTTAAACAATGCAATTAACCACGGGATTTTCTCGCCACTTGGAATTCAACAAGCGCAAGAATTTGGTCAATCTGTGTTTTTCTTAATTGAAGCGAACCCTGGTCCGGGTTTAGGCGTGTTGCTGGCTTATATGTTATTTGGCAAAGGTTCGGCAAAACAAACGTCAGGCGGTGCGGCGATTATCCATTTCTTCGGCGGTATTCACGAAATTTACTTCCCGTATGTGTTAATGAACCCGCGTTTAATCCTCGCGGTTATCGCCGGTGGTGCCACTGGCGTGTTTACCTTGGTGTTATTTAATGCGGGTTTGCAAGCGCCAGCGTCGCCGGGTTCGATCATTGCGGTATTAGCCATGACACCTAAAGCGTCATTTTTGGGCGTGATTACCTCTGTTGTGGCTGCTTGTGTCGTGTCTTTCGTCGTTGCGTCATTTTTTGTGAAATTACAAAAAGAAGAGGGGGCGGATAAATTGGCAGCCGCACAAGCCGCGTCAAAAGCAATGAAATCTGGCGAAATGGTAGATCATCATGGCGTGGCGGATTATCAAGGGGTAAAGACTATTTTTGTTGCCTGTGATGCCGGTATGGGGTCTAGCGCAATGGGCGCGAGTATGTTACGTAAAAAAGTCAATGAGGAGGGGCTTTCCATTGAGGTGGCTAACTGTGCTATTAATAATTTGCCAGGAGAGGCGCGTTTAGTGATTACGCATCAAGATTTAACCTTGCGTGCGAAAAAACAAGTACCAAATGCCATGCATTTATCCTTAACTAACTTTTTAGATAACAAATTCTATGACAGTTTAGTGAATGATTTAAAAGCAAATTTTGATGAAAACGCTGTCGTAACCGCACCAAAAGAAGATGAAGTTTCAGTCAATGGTGCAACATTTCGCTTAACACCCGAGCAAATTTTCTTAGGTTTAGAAGCAAATGATAAGTTTGATGCGATCCGTTTTGCCGGTGAAAAATTAGTGAAAGCGGGCTTTGTGCAGCCAAGTTATGTGGATGCTATGTTGGAACGTGAAAAACTGGTTTCAACGTATTTAGGCGAAGGGGTGGCGGTGCCACATGGTACGATAGAAGCGAAAGAT
This sequence is a window from [Pasteurella] mairii. Protein-coding genes within it:
- the ptmA gene encoding protein PtmA, producing the protein MLSANTKLKIQSFGRFLSNMVMPNIGAFIAWGFITALFIPTGWFPNETLGKLVGPMITYLLPLLIGYSGGKLVGGERGAVVGAITTAGVIVGTDIPMFLGAMIAGPCGGWAIKHFDNWAEGKIKSGFEMLVNNFSSGIIGMILAIVFFWVVGPAVKVVSGWLAAGVDVLVNAGLLPLTSIFVEPAKILFLNNAINHGIFSPLGIQQAQEFGQSVFFLIEANPGPGLGVLLAYMLFGKGSAKQTSGGAAIIHFFGGIHEIYFPYVLMNPRLILAVIAGGATGVFTLVLFNAGLQAPASPGSIIAVLAMTPKASFLGVITSVVAACVVSFVVASFFVKLQKEEGADKLAAAQAASKAMKSGEMVDHHGVADYQGVKTIFVACDAGMGSSAMGASMLRKKVNEEGLSIEVANCAINNLPGEARLVITHQDLTLRAKKQVPNAMHLSLTNFLDNKFYDSLVNDLKANFDENAVVTAPKEDEVSVNGATFRLTPEQIFLGLEANDKFDAIRFAGEKLVKAGFVQPSYVDAMLEREKLVSTYLGEGVAVPHGTIEAKDAVLKTGIVVCQYPKGVRFSDEEDGIAKLVIGIAARNNEHIQVLTAITNALDSEEAIALLTSTNDVNNVLELLKA